One Rhodospirillales bacterium DNA segment encodes these proteins:
- the tnpB gene encoding IS66 family insertion sequence element accessory protein TnpB — MIAVPTGARVWLATGHTDMRRGFDGLALQVQERLKQDPHCGHLFVFRGRRGDLLKILWHDGQGLCLFAKRLERGRFLWPSAADGTVTITPAQLAYLLEGIDWRMPRRTWRPIAAG, encoded by the coding sequence ATGATTGCCGTTCCGACCGGCGCCCGGGTGTGGCTGGCGACCGGACACACCGACATGCGGCGCGGCTTCGATGGGCTGGCGCTGCAGGTGCAGGAAAGGCTGAAGCAGGACCCGCACTGTGGTCATTTGTTCGTCTTCCGCGGAAGACGCGGTGACCTTTTGAAGATCCTTTGGCACGACGGCCAGGGCCTGTGCCTGTTCGCCAAACGTCTCGAACGCGGTCGGTTTCTGTGGCCGTCGGCGGCCGATGGAACGGTGACGATCACGCCGGCGCAGCTCGCGTATCTGCTCGAGGGCATAGACTGGAGGATGCCGCGGCGAACTTGGCGTCCGATCGCCGCCGGATGA
- a CDS encoding transposase: protein MSYRQGEVLGRVERRRRFSLGQKLAVLAEASAPGVVISAVARRHGLLPAQVFKWRRLAALGVIDIPGASELPSFVAVEVAEDAAANEVAATEAVAAGPAGRAAGVPAMMPPAKPGQGRSGVIEIELGAGRCVRVVGDFDAEALRRVLDVLDRR, encoded by the coding sequence ATGTCTTATCGTCAGGGTGAGGTACTGGGACGGGTCGAGCGGCGGCGTCGGTTCTCGCTCGGGCAGAAGCTTGCGGTTCTGGCGGAGGCGTCGGCGCCGGGAGTGGTGATCTCGGCGGTGGCGCGGCGGCATGGGCTGCTGCCGGCACAGGTGTTCAAATGGCGGCGTCTGGCGGCGCTGGGCGTGATCGACATCCCCGGTGCTTCGGAGTTGCCGTCCTTCGTCGCCGTCGAGGTCGCGGAAGACGCGGCCGCGAACGAGGTGGCGGCGACGGAGGCCGTCGCGGCGGGGCCTGCGGGCAGGGCTGCGGGTGTGCCGGCGATGATGCCGCCCGCGAAGCCTGGGCAAGGTCGGTCGGGGGTGATCGAGATCGAACTCGGCGCGGGTCGCTGTGTCCGCGTGGTTGGCGATTTCGACGCCGAGGCGCTGCGGCGGGTTCTGGACGTGCTGGATCGGCGATGA
- a CDS encoding TIGR02300 family protein translates to MAKPEWGTKRTCHACGARFYDLRRDPMVCPACGAVHDPERTPKPKRPSSALKDETAHGRIGAGAGVAVAEDDRADIDVADVETDDLDVAEDETAEDELADESGELMEDTSDLGADDDDIGEVMEHVDDEMEDKA, encoded by the coding sequence GTGGCCAAACCCGAGTGGGGAACGAAGCGGACATGCCACGCCTGCGGCGCGCGCTTCTACGACCTGCGCCGGGACCCGATGGTATGCCCCGCCTGCGGCGCCGTCCATGATCCCGAGCGGACGCCGAAGCCGAAGCGGCCTAGTTCCGCGTTGAAGGACGAGACGGCGCATGGCCGCATCGGTGCCGGCGCCGGAGTAGCCGTGGCCGAGGACGATCGGGCCGATATCGACGTGGCGGACGTCGAAACCGACGATCTTGACGTCGCCGAGGACGAGACCGCCGAGGATGAACTTGCCGACGAGAGCGGCGAGCTGATGGAGGACACCTCCGATCTCGGCGCCGACGACGACGACATCGGCGAGGTGATGGAGCACGTCGACGACGAGATGGAGGACAAGGCGTAA
- the aroA gene encoding 3-phosphoshikimate 1-carboxyvinyltransferase: MTPMIAYPSASLTGEIRLPGDKSISHRALLLAASATGESVIDGLLEATDVLATADALRALGAEIERRDGRWHVHGCGTGGLREPQRVLDMGNSGTGARLLMGLVASQPILTFFCGDDSLSQRPMHRVIEPLSLIGAAFWAREGGRLPLALRGATAPLPIDYRLPVASAQVKSAVLLAGLNAPGRMTVSEPQPTRDHTERLLRSFGAEVSVEELTAGGRRITLVGEPELAGRAVEVPGDVSSAAFPLVAALVVPGSRVTLSGVGINAQRIGLIETLQEMGARIDIVARGGREAGADGNGGDGEPIADLIIEAGPLEGVDVPETRVPAMIDEFPVLAVAAACARGATRMRGLAELRVKESDRLAAIVQGLVACGIRVDAGEDWIEVHGADGLPPGGGLVATHFDHRIAMAFLVLGLAASAPVRIDDGRAIATSFPSFAPLMAELGAHIDVIEPAA; encoded by the coding sequence ATGACGCCGATGATCGCCTACCCGTCGGCTTCGCTGACCGGCGAGATCCGCCTTCCGGGCGACAAGTCGATATCCCATCGTGCGCTGTTGCTGGCAGCGTCGGCCACCGGCGAATCGGTTATCGACGGCCTGCTCGAAGCCACCGATGTGCTCGCCACGGCGGATGCGTTGCGCGCGCTCGGCGCCGAGATCGAGCGGCGGGACGGCCGGTGGCACGTACACGGCTGCGGCACCGGAGGCCTGCGCGAACCGCAGCGCGTTCTCGACATGGGCAACTCCGGCACCGGCGCGCGGCTGCTGATGGGGCTGGTGGCGAGCCAGCCGATCCTGACATTCTTCTGCGGCGACGATTCGCTCTCGCAGCGGCCGATGCACCGCGTCATCGAGCCGTTGAGCCTGATTGGCGCCGCGTTCTGGGCGCGCGAGGGCGGGCGCCTGCCGCTGGCCCTGCGCGGAGCCACGGCACCGCTGCCGATCGACTACCGCCTGCCCGTCGCCTCGGCGCAGGTGAAGTCGGCGGTCCTGCTCGCCGGCCTCAATGCCCCCGGCCGGATGACGGTGAGCGAGCCGCAGCCGACGCGCGATCACACCGAGCGCCTGCTGCGCAGCTTCGGAGCCGAGGTCTCGGTCGAAGAACTGACCGCCGGTGGGCGGCGCATCACCCTCGTCGGCGAGCCGGAACTCGCCGGACGGGCGGTGGAGGTCCCGGGCGACGTGTCCTCGGCGGCGTTTCCGCTTGTCGCCGCGCTTGTCGTGCCGGGCTCGCGGGTTACGCTCAGCGGCGTTGGCATCAACGCGCAGCGAATCGGCCTGATCGAGACCTTGCAGGAAATGGGCGCGCGAATCGATATTGTCGCCCGCGGGGGGCGGGAGGCTGGCGCCGACGGGAATGGCGGCGATGGCGAGCCGATCGCCGATCTCATCATCGAGGCCGGTCCGCTCGAGGGCGTCGATGTTCCCGAGACGCGCGTTCCGGCGATGATCGACGAATTTCCGGTGCTGGCGGTGGCCGCCGCCTGCGCCCGCGGCGCGACGCGGATGCGTGGCCTCGCCGAGCTGCGGGTCAAGGAGAGCGACCGCCTCGCCGCCATCGTTCAGGGCCTCGTCGCCTGCGGGATTCGCGTCGATGCCGGGGAAGACTGGATCGAGGTCCACGGTGCCGATGGCCTGCCGCCCGGCGGCGGCCTCGTCGCCACCCACTTCGACCACCGCATCGCCATGGCCTTCCTCGTCCTCGGCCTCGCCGCCAGCGCCCCGGTGCGCATCGACGACGGCAGAGCCATCGCCACCAGCTTTCCGAGCTTCGCGCCGCTGATGGCCGAGCTGGGGGCGCACATTGACGTGATCGAGCCCGCCGCGTAA
- a CDS encoding ABC transporter ATP-binding protein — translation MVILAARGVYFRYPGAGVALDGLDLEIKAGERLAILGPNGSGKTTLLLHLNGSLRPERGAVCLDGEPAGYGRAALSAWRRRVGLVLQDPDDQLFAGTVYQDVSFGPLNLGLAEAEVRQRVVRALDDLHIAPLADRPIHALSLGQKRRVVIAGTLAMTPEVLLLDEPTAGLDPHGVAHLLAALRRLAESGTTIVFATHDVDLALDWADRVALFAGGRMIACDEPARALADARLVRQAHLRRPMLLDLGEVARNAGLIGADQPLPKTLGEMQEILQRAGARSGPGAAAAPPSAVRAES, via the coding sequence ATGGTGATCCTCGCCGCGCGCGGGGTTTATTTCCGCTATCCTGGCGCCGGCGTCGCGCTCGACGGGCTCGACCTCGAGATCAAGGCCGGCGAGCGCCTCGCCATCCTCGGGCCGAACGGATCGGGCAAAACGACCCTGCTCTTGCACCTCAACGGCTCCTTGCGACCGGAGCGGGGCGCGGTATGCCTCGACGGCGAGCCTGCCGGCTATGGCCGGGCTGCGCTTAGCGCCTGGCGTCGCCGGGTCGGGCTGGTGCTGCAGGACCCGGACGACCAGCTGTTCGCCGGAACCGTCTACCAGGACGTCTCGTTCGGTCCGCTCAATCTCGGCCTCGCCGAGGCCGAGGTGCGCCAGCGCGTCGTTCGTGCCCTGGACGACCTGCACATCGCCCCTCTTGCGGACCGGCCGATCCACGCGCTCAGCCTCGGGCAGAAGCGCCGGGTAGTCATCGCCGGTACGCTCGCCATGACGCCCGAGGTACTGCTGCTCGACGAGCCGACCGCCGGGCTCGATCCCCACGGCGTCGCCCACCTGCTGGCGGCGCTGCGCCGGCTGGCGGAGAGCGGCACCACCATCGTCTTCGCCACTCACGACGTCGATCTCGCCCTCGACTGGGCCGATCGGGTGGCGCTGTTCGCCGGCGGGCGCATGATCGCCTGTGACGAGCCGGCACGGGCGCTGGCTGACGCGCGTCTCGTGCGTCAGGCGCACCTGCGCCGGCCGATGCTGCTCGATCTCGGCGAGGTGGCGCGCAACGCTGGTTTGATCGGCGCCGACCAGCCGTTGCCGAAGACCCTCGGCGAAATGCAGGAGATCTTGCAGCGCGCGGGCGCACGGTCCGGGCCGGGCGCAGCGGCGGCGCCCCCGTCCGCGGTTCGCGCCGAATCGTAG
- the cbiQ gene encoding cobalt ECF transporter T component CbiQ translates to MLRVERLALGNRWTRRHPAEKAVLSGGLLLLALLLPPLPGAALVAASAVVIALTGARLPAGDCARVLAPLLGFLGVGAASLAVSLHLDGGIPSLSVSAAGLRDAGAVSLRALAASASLLLFILTTPVTDALALLRRAGLPVAIVEMMLLIYRFVAITLETAANGRTAQEARLGYVGLRRTIRSAGLLAAALLPRVLDRASRMETGLAARGYTGELRVLSPERRCSPVFLTLTLLLLSGIVAISISTVTQTLLPPGFLLW, encoded by the coding sequence GTGCTGCGGGTTGAGCGCCTCGCCCTCGGCAATCGCTGGACCAGACGGCACCCGGCGGAAAAAGCGGTCCTGAGCGGCGGGTTGCTGCTTCTCGCCCTCCTTTTGCCGCCACTGCCGGGGGCCGCGCTCGTCGCGGCATCGGCGGTCGTCATCGCATTGACGGGTGCGCGCCTTCCCGCCGGCGACTGCGCACGGGTGCTGGCGCCACTGCTCGGCTTCCTTGGCGTCGGCGCGGCCTCGCTGGCGGTCTCGCTGCACCTCGACGGCGGTATACCGTCGCTGTCCGTCTCCGCGGCCGGGCTGCGCGACGCCGGCGCGGTCTCATTGCGCGCGCTGGCGGCGAGCGCATCGCTGCTTCTGTTCATCCTGACGACGCCAGTGACCGACGCGCTCGCCCTGCTCCGCCGCGCCGGGCTGCCGGTGGCGATCGTCGAGATGATGCTGCTGATCTATCGCTTCGTCGCCATCACCCTCGAGACGGCGGCAAACGGGCGCACGGCGCAGGAGGCACGCCTGGGCTACGTCGGATTGCGGCGCACGATCCGCTCGGCGGGGCTTCTCGCCGCCGCGCTGCTGCCGCGCGTCCTCGACCGGGCGAGCCGGATGGAGACCGGGCTCGCCGCGCGCGGCTATACTGGCGAATTGCGCGTCCTGTCACCGGAGCGCCGCTGCTCGCCCGTCTTTCTTACACTGACGCTGCTGTTGCTGAGCGGCATCGTCGCTATCAGCATCAGTACGGTCACACAGACGCTTCTCCCACCAGGATTTCTCTTATGGTGA
- a CDS encoding energy-coupling factor ABC transporter substrate-binding protein, giving the protein MAPRNTLLLAAAAIVGIAPLFYSFANNAEFTGSDNQAEAAITEIRPDYRPWFSSVWEPPSGEIESLLFSLQAALGAGFLGYYFGLRRGEAKRTRGEPERSTPRSRAAG; this is encoded by the coding sequence ATGGCCCCCCGCAATACCTTGCTGCTCGCCGCCGCCGCTATCGTCGGCATTGCACCGCTGTTCTATTCGTTCGCTAACAACGCCGAGTTCACCGGCTCCGACAACCAGGCAGAGGCGGCGATCACCGAGATCCGGCCCGACTACCGGCCGTGGTTCTCCTCGGTCTGGGAGCCGCCCAGCGGCGAGATCGAGAGCCTGCTGTTCTCGCTGCAGGCGGCGCTCGGCGCCGGCTTTCTCGGCTATTACTTCGGTTTGCGGCGTGGCGAAGCAAAGCGGACACGCGGCGAGCCCGAACGATCGACTCCGCGATCCCGTGCTGCGGGTTGA
- a CDS encoding energy-coupling factor ABC transporter permease encodes MHIMEGFLPAEHCLGWAAASAPFVVYGGWRLTRVIEQHPEAKLLVAASGAYCFVLSALKIPSVTGSCSHPTGTGLGAVLFGPSVMTVLGSIVLLFQALLLAHGGLTTLGANIFSMAIVGPFVAYGLFHLVRALGGSLAWGVFFAAALGDLATYVTTSAQLALAFPDPASGLAGSFIKFASIFAFTQVPLAVIEGLLTVVVVNMLQSYGRADVQGLAAFTGKTH; translated from the coding sequence GTGCACATCATGGAAGGATTCTTGCCGGCCGAGCACTGCCTCGGCTGGGCGGCGGCGTCAGCACCATTCGTCGTCTACGGCGGCTGGCGGCTGACGCGGGTGATCGAGCAGCACCCAGAGGCGAAGCTGCTGGTCGCGGCATCCGGGGCCTATTGCTTCGTGCTCTCGGCGCTGAAGATCCCCTCGGTCACCGGCAGTTGCTCGCACCCGACCGGCACCGGCCTCGGCGCCGTGCTGTTCGGCCCCAGCGTGATGACCGTGCTGGGATCGATCGTCCTATTGTTCCAGGCCCTGCTGCTCGCCCACGGCGGGCTGACCACCTTGGGCGCCAATATCTTCTCGATGGCGATCGTGGGGCCCTTCGTCGCCTACGGACTCTTCCACCTGGTGCGCGCGCTCGGCGGATCGCTGGCCTGGGGCGTTTTCTTCGCCGCCGCGCTGGGCGATCTCGCCACTTACGTGACCACCTCGGCCCAGCTCGCGCTGGCGTTCCCCGATCCCGCCAGCGGGCTCGCCGGCTCGTTCATCAAGTTCGCCTCGATTTTCGCATTCACGCAGGTCCCGCTGGCGGTGATCGAGGGCCTGCTCACCGTCGTCGTCGTCAACATGCTGCAATCCTATGGCCGTGCCGACGTCCAGGGGCTCGCCGCCTTTACTGGGAAGACGCACTGA
- the wecB gene encoding UDP-N-acetylglucosamine 2-epimerase (non-hydrolyzing) translates to MTFGAPAPLTSEGIVPTAPAESTCLTRKRVAVVMGTRPEAIKMAPVVHALRASDEHFETIVVATAQHRQMLDQVLSIFQIRPDIDLNLMRQNQSLSELAARVLTTMDETLRELKPDLLMVQGDTTTVLATAIAAFHLGIPVAHVEAGLRSHDMRNPFPEEMNRRLTSVLTEVHFAPTPLARRELLHEGVAPERIIVTGNTVVDALEDLLKAPFDLQGSPLAGIPFEGHRVLVVTSHRRESWGQDLENTCLAIRDLIERFPDLLVVYPVHLNPNVRKTVMTLLGDGERIHLTEPLDYFAFVNLMRRCHLILTDSGGVQEEAPTLGKPLLVLRKLTERPEAFQAGLSKVVGNSRSAITEEASRLLENEQAYAQMVSRVNPFGDGHAAQRITLALERWRTGGTPLLSPVEQFHMAES, encoded by the coding sequence ATGACATTCGGGGCGCCCGCCCCCCTGACCAGCGAGGGAATCGTGCCAACCGCACCTGCGGAATCAACTTGTCTGACGCGCAAGCGCGTTGCCGTCGTCATGGGCACCCGGCCGGAAGCGATCAAAATGGCGCCGGTGGTGCACGCGCTCCGCGCTAGTGACGAGCACTTCGAAACAATTGTCGTGGCCACGGCTCAACACCGTCAAATGCTCGATCAAGTGCTTTCGATCTTCCAAATTCGCCCCGACATCGACCTTAACCTGATGCGCCAGAACCAGTCCCTGTCGGAACTTGCGGCGCGCGTTTTGACGACGATGGACGAGACGTTACGGGAGCTTAAGCCCGACCTGCTGATGGTCCAGGGAGATACGACGACGGTCCTCGCCACGGCCATCGCCGCTTTTCATCTCGGTATACCGGTCGCCCACGTCGAAGCGGGATTGCGCAGCCACGACATGCGCAATCCGTTTCCCGAGGAGATGAATCGACGCCTGACGTCGGTCCTGACCGAGGTGCATTTTGCGCCAACCCCTTTGGCGAGACGGGAGCTACTACACGAAGGGGTTGCTCCCGAACGCATCATCGTGACCGGCAACACCGTCGTCGACGCGTTGGAGGACTTGCTCAAGGCCCCCTTCGACCTGCAGGGCTCGCCGCTCGCAGGCATTCCGTTCGAGGGTCATCGCGTACTCGTCGTCACGTCGCACCGGCGGGAGTCGTGGGGGCAGGACCTGGAGAATACCTGCCTTGCGATCCGCGACCTCATCGAGAGGTTCCCTGATCTTCTCGTTGTCTATCCTGTCCATCTCAATCCAAACGTCCGAAAGACGGTCATGACGCTGCTCGGCGACGGTGAGCGGATTCATCTCACCGAGCCCCTTGACTACTTTGCCTTCGTCAACCTGATGCGCCGCTGCCACCTGATCCTCACCGATTCCGGCGGCGTACAGGAAGAAGCGCCAACGCTGGGTAAGCCGCTGCTCGTCTTGCGCAAATTGACCGAGCGTCCTGAGGCGTTCCAGGCCGGGCTTTCGAAGGTTGTCGGAAATTCGCGTTCGGCGATTACCGAAGAGGCGAGCCGCCTGCTGGAGAATGAACAGGCCTATGCCCAAATGGTGTCGCGCGTAAACCCCTTCGGCGACGGGCACGCCGCTCAGCGGATTACTCTCGCCCTCGAACGCTGGAGGACCGGCGGCACGCCATTGCTATCCCCCGTTGAGCAATTCCACATGGCGGAATCGTGA
- a CDS encoding polysaccharide biosynthesis tyrosine autokinase, whose amino-acid sequence MASTFSASSEDIDLQWLLRTLRRRMWAIVLPAVLTAMVVAAFMVATPSYYDATSSVMIDPRETKLPDLQSVLSGMLTDDEAMASELAVISSRDLAYRVVDFYDLVNDPEFNDDIDPSEFSQITSGIKDWIKTQLIAIGLKDPPKPQTPEEETAAEKAGVVDNYLDALSPELVTKSRVISITFRSMDPERAANVANKVADLYVREGLEAHYDATRRATEFLTGKIADLRQTVDASDRAVEKFRSQAGLLQTNAGTLLSQQISDLNGQLILVRASRAEAEARLSQARQLIRTSGSAEAAQDVLKSPIVQQLIEQETQTKLKVAELNDEYGARHPRMVAAKAELADVQAKIKREVSKVVNGLENEVGIARAREETLQKSLDSLKSQLSQSNASEVKLRALQLDADADRAMLQTFLNNVQQTSSQLDSSVNDSNARVISHADIPDKPAFPPKTLIVLVAFIASGLLAALIVLGIEQMDSGYRSGAQVEKGTGLRTLSLIPLTRSGTGGKNPADYLLRHPSSMFGESIRTLYTSILLSPAGKLPRKLLVTSSQPKEGKTTIALCLGRMRALAGHSTVIIEADLRRPSLHRLLNVPRRPGLTELILGEVQLSDVLIKDAESGAYVIPAGKLAPDPTEILSSTRMSALLSELAEKFELVVVDSPPVVAVADSRLLVPQVDSAILVVGWAKTSRDVVGLAAKQLQEAGGNVAGAVLSMVDSKKHAKYGFADSAYYYGPVRRYYTS is encoded by the coding sequence TTGGCATCGACGTTCTCAGCGTCGAGCGAGGACATCGATCTGCAGTGGTTGTTGAGAACGCTCCGCCGCCGAATGTGGGCGATTGTCTTGCCTGCTGTGCTGACGGCGATGGTCGTTGCCGCTTTCATGGTGGCCACGCCCTCTTACTACGACGCAACGTCGAGCGTCATGATCGACCCGCGGGAAACGAAGCTTCCCGATCTGCAGTCGGTGCTGAGCGGGATGCTGACCGATGATGAGGCAATGGCCAGCGAACTCGCGGTTATCAGTTCCCGCGATCTCGCCTACAGGGTCGTCGATTTCTACGATCTGGTGAACGATCCAGAGTTCAACGATGATATTGATCCGAGCGAGTTCAGTCAAATAACCTCAGGCATTAAGGACTGGATCAAAACGCAGCTCATTGCGATCGGCCTCAAGGATCCGCCGAAACCACAGACACCCGAAGAGGAGACGGCAGCGGAGAAAGCTGGTGTCGTCGACAATTATCTGGACGCGCTCAGTCCCGAACTCGTAACCAAGTCCCGGGTCATTTCGATCACCTTCCGTTCCATGGATCCGGAGCGGGCGGCGAATGTGGCGAACAAGGTTGCCGATCTCTACGTTCGTGAGGGGCTTGAGGCCCACTACGATGCGACGCGCCGGGCCACGGAATTTCTGACGGGCAAGATCGCTGACCTCCGCCAGACCGTCGATGCGTCCGACCGGGCGGTTGAAAAATTTCGCAGCCAGGCGGGCCTGCTGCAAACCAATGCCGGCACGCTTCTCTCGCAGCAGATCTCCGATCTTAACGGACAGCTCATTCTGGTTCGCGCGTCGCGCGCCGAAGCGGAAGCAAGGCTTTCCCAGGCGCGACAGTTGATCCGGACTTCCGGCTCGGCTGAAGCGGCGCAGGACGTATTGAAATCACCTATCGTCCAGCAACTGATTGAACAGGAGACGCAGACGAAACTGAAGGTCGCCGAGCTTAACGACGAATACGGTGCTCGTCATCCGCGCATGGTCGCTGCCAAGGCCGAACTGGCCGACGTGCAGGCAAAAATCAAGCGCGAGGTCTCGAAAGTGGTGAACGGCCTGGAAAATGAGGTCGGTATCGCCCGGGCACGCGAAGAAACACTGCAGAAGAGCCTTGATAGCCTGAAGAGCCAGTTGTCGCAGTCCAATGCATCCGAGGTAAAACTGCGCGCCCTTCAGCTCGACGCGGATGCTGACCGTGCGATGCTGCAGACGTTCCTTAACAACGTCCAGCAGACGAGTTCCCAATTGGACTCCTCGGTCAACGACAGCAACGCCCGGGTCATCTCCCACGCCGATATTCCGGACAAGCCGGCATTTCCGCCCAAGACACTCATCGTTCTCGTTGCCTTCATTGCCTCCGGCTTACTGGCGGCGCTGATCGTTCTCGGCATCGAGCAGATGGATAGCGGCTACCGCTCGGGAGCACAGGTGGAGAAGGGCACGGGGCTGCGGACGCTGTCTCTTATCCCACTCACGCGGTCGGGGACGGGCGGCAAGAATCCGGCCGATTATTTGTTGCGCCATCCATCGTCGATGTTCGGCGAGTCTATCCGCACGCTTTACACCAGTATCTTGCTGTCACCGGCCGGCAAGCTACCACGCAAGCTCCTTGTCACATCGTCGCAGCCGAAGGAAGGCAAGACGACCATTGCCCTGTGCCTCGGCCGGATGCGTGCTCTCGCCGGACATTCGACAGTGATCATCGAGGCCGACTTAAGGCGCCCGTCTTTGCACCGGCTGCTCAATGTCCCTCGTCGCCCCGGTCTGACAGAACTGATTCTGGGCGAGGTACAACTGAGCGACGTCCTGATCAAGGATGCCGAGTCCGGCGCTTACGTCATCCCTGCCGGAAAGCTCGCCCCCGACCCCACCGAAATCCTGTCGTCAACGCGGATGTCGGCGTTGCTTAGCGAACTTGCGGAGAAGTTCGAACTTGTCGTCGTCGACTCGCCACCGGTCGTCGCGGTTGCCGACTCGCGTCTTCTCGTTCCTCAGGTCGATTCCGCAATCCTGGTCGTCGGCTGGGCAAAGACGTCGCGAGACGTAGTCGGGCTCGCCGCGAAGCAACTGCAGGAAGCTGGCGGAAACGTTGCCGGAGCCGTGCTGTCAATGGTCGATTCCAAAAAGCACGCAAAGTACGGTTTTGCCGACTCCGCCTACTACTACGGGCCGGTCCGCCGCTACTACACGTCGTAG
- a CDS encoding GMC family oxidoreductase, with product MIDDARTIPDGSVLRFDICIVGAGAAGITLAREFEGQSFSVLLVESGSFEFNDRTQALYAGEISQGLYELDVSRLRYFGGCTNHWGGVCRPFDADDFSTRPWIPDSGWPITIADVAPYYDPACDIVQLPTKHWDNVSWEESLAEFYRLPFMGKRIAGAIFQLSPPTRFGEVYREPLEQSANVRTLLNANVVEIAADPSGRHVTALRVACLDGPNFSITARIVVIAMGAVETARLMLASNAQSPAGIGNSYDLVGRYYANHPGFYAADIVLSEPADVMARPLSAMQTILPRLIVTPQEAAREQLAKFSAWANPVSKDGRLDPSDGYVALRSLFRDIRRGQLPSDLMDKLGRLLGDLDGTARDIWNRTSAATMIRLDPEWETVPNPDSRVTLIAERDSVGMQKVRVDWRLSTLDIHTVQRSIEIIGEVVGEAGFGRVHVHEWLQSGPTPSTFPGHENYHPASTTRMSDDTKRGVVDRHCRVHGIDNLYIAGASVFPTVSAVNPTLTVVALSLRLAEHLKSSMA from the coding sequence GTGATCGACGACGCCAGAACGATACCCGACGGAAGCGTACTTCGTTTCGATATCTGCATTGTGGGTGCCGGTGCCGCTGGCATTACCCTCGCTCGCGAATTCGAAGGCCAATCGTTCTCGGTCCTTCTCGTCGAAAGCGGCAGTTTCGAGTTTAACGATCGCACTCAAGCGCTCTACGCCGGCGAGATCAGTCAGGGCCTCTACGAGCTGGACGTCTCGCGTCTGCGCTACTTCGGCGGATGCACTAATCACTGGGGCGGCGTTTGCCGACCGTTCGACGCGGACGACTTTTCCACCCGTCCTTGGATTCCTGATAGTGGTTGGCCGATCACCATCGCCGATGTTGCCCCCTACTATGATCCCGCGTGTGACATCGTCCAATTACCCACAAAGCATTGGGACAATGTCTCGTGGGAGGAGTCCCTCGCCGAATTTTACCGCTTACCGTTCATGGGAAAACGGATTGCCGGCGCAATTTTCCAACTGAGCCCTCCAACGCGGTTCGGTGAAGTTTATCGAGAACCTCTGGAACAATCGGCCAACGTCCGCACGCTGCTCAATGCCAACGTTGTCGAAATCGCCGCGGACCCCTCCGGCCGTCACGTCACCGCGTTACGCGTCGCCTGCCTCGATGGCCCAAACTTTTCGATCACGGCGCGCATCGTCGTCATCGCCATGGGTGCCGTCGAAACGGCACGCCTGATGCTTGCCTCGAACGCGCAGAGTCCGGCCGGGATCGGCAACAGTTATGACCTCGTTGGCCGATATTATGCCAACCACCCGGGTTTTTATGCTGCGGACATCGTGCTCTCTGAGCCTGCCGATGTCATGGCACGCCCACTTTCGGCGATGCAGACCATCTTGCCGCGGCTGATTGTCACGCCGCAGGAAGCGGCGCGCGAACAACTCGCCAAATTCAGCGCGTGGGCTAATCCCGTGAGCAAGGACGGGCGCCTCGACCCGAGCGATGGATATGTGGCTCTGCGGTCTTTGTTCCGTGATATTCGCCGTGGGCAGCTGCCGAGCGACCTCATGGACAAGCTCGGTCGTTTGCTGGGCGACCTCGACGGCACGGCTCGCGACATTTGGAATCGCACGAGCGCCGCAACGATGATCCGACTTGATCCCGAATGGGAGACGGTCCCCAATCCTGACAGTCGGGTCACCTTGATTGCCGAACGGGACAGCGTAGGCATGCAGAAGGTGCGTGTCGATTGGCGTTTGTCCACGCTCGACATTCATACGGTGCAGCGCAGCATCGAAATCATTGGCGAGGTCGTCGGCGAGGCCGGATTTGGTCGGGTGCACGTCCACGAATGGTTACAATCGGGGCCGACACCGTCGACGTTTCCAGGCCACGAGAACTATCATCCAGCGTCCACGACGCGGATGAGTGACGATACCAAGCGCGGGGTCGTCGATCGCCATTGCCGCGTGCACGGCATCGACAACCTCTACATCGCAGGCGCCTCCGTTTTCCCGACGGTCAGCGCCGTGAACCCGACGCTAACCGTGGTTGCGCTGAGCTTGAGATTGGCCGAACACCTCAAATCATCAATGGCGTAA